Within Echinimonas agarilytica, the genomic segment GCAGCGAAGAAAATCCAACAAGTTTTGATACTTGCTGGAGCTGCGGTACCGAATCTCAAAGGAACACTTAATTATGTCGTTCAATCATAATTTGCGCGATTTATCGCCTAAACAACAACTTGCTTTCGCTGCAGCAATCGCAGAGCGGATGCTACCCAACTACCAACTGTTTTCTTCACGCACGGATGATGATGCTCACCTCAAAGTACGCGCTATTTTAGACACCGTTTGGGAACACCTAACGATTCGAGGCAGCCGCATAGACTTTGCCAAGCAGGCCGAAAAACTGCAGGAGCTAGTCCCCGACACTGTTGGCGATGAAAGTCTTGGCAGTTATCTGGCGCTCGATACGTCACTTGCAGTTGATCATTGCCTGCAGTTGCTACTGCAAGCCGACGATGAACAAGTTGTCAGTATTAGTCGTTTGTCACGGGCAAGTGTCGCGCGATTTTTAGAAGTCACTGAACCAGAAACAGCCGAAGGACGTTTATCAGAGCAACCGCTCATGCAATACGAGCACGAATGCCAAAACGAAATTCTTGCCTTTGTTCAAGCACACGAGTCGTCACCCAACGACATGAAGGCCTTGCGTCAAATGATAAAAGAACAAGAAGTGAGCAGCATTGGTATTGAACGATAGTGGCCACTGACGCCCTTATCAATCAATATCTATCGTAAAAAAGTTTTAAAGGAGACGCAATGAAGCGGCTTATTATCGCATTACTGATTCTTGCCGTAGCCGCCGCTGTGTATTGGCGCTACGACCAAAATAAAGCAACTCAAGAACGCGCTCGCGGCATTCCCTCTGTGGTTGCTCAACTGCCTGTCAGCATTGAAATGGCCGACAAATTTGAGGCGCTTGGCACGTTGTTGGCCAACAATAATATCGAAGTGACAGCCAATACCACAGAGAAAGTCGTCGCCGTGTCTTTTGTTGATGGGCAGTCTGTGCAAAAAGGCGATGTATTAGTGGAATTACAAAGCGCAGAGCAATTTGCTCAATTGCAAGCTGCTCGGGTTAACCTTGCAGAGCAAGAGCGTGAATATCGACGAATTGAAGACTTAGTCCGCAAACGGACTGTTGCCAGTTCCGAGCTCGACCGTTTGCAGAGCTCTATTGATACTGCAAAGGCACGCATCGACGAGGCTCAAGCGAACCTAAATGACCGCATCATCCGGGCACCATTTAGCGGTCAGTTAGGCTTTCGCCAAATCAGTAATGGAGCCTTGATCACTCCAGGTACGGTGATCACCACGCTCGATGACATCAGCGTGTTGAAGCTAGACTTCCAAATCCCAGAACATTTCTTATCCACCATTCAAGCAGGCACCGAGATATCGGCCATATCTGATGCGTACTTAGGCCGAGAATTCAAAGGCACCGTCACCACCCTGTCATCACGAATTGATCCCGTGACGCGCTCATTAAGCGTGCGTGCTCGACTTGAAAACACCGACGGCTTATTGCGCCCCGGAATGCTCATGAAAGTCGAAGTGATTCGTGCCCGAAAATCTGTTCTCGCAATACCGGAGCAGGCCATTGTGATGCTGCAAAACAAGCAATTTGTATTTGTGGTTGATGCCGATGGAAATGCTCTTCAAAAAGACGTGAGCACCGGCATGCGACAAAATGGGCTGGTTGAAGTTATTCAAGGGTTAGAGGCGTCTGACTCAGTGATCACTGAAGGACGACTCAAAGTTCGCAACGGCGGTAAAGTGACCCTGCAAGAGGAAACTTGGCGCGGAGTCACCCCATGATCCTAACAGATATATCGGTAAAACGACCTGTTTTTGCCTCGGTGCTGAGCTTATTGCTATTGGCCTTTGGCTTGGTTTCTTTCGACAAATTACCATTGCGCGAATACCCCGATATTGATGCGCCGGTCGTGTCAGTCTCCACCAATTATCGCGGCGCATCTGCTTCAGTTGTGGAATCACGAATCACCAAGCGCATCGAAGATCGAATTAGCGGTGTGGAGGGCATTAAAAACATTATTTCAAGCTCTCAAGACGGTCGTTCTCAAATCACCATTGAGTTTGATATTGAACGCGACATTGATGCCGCAGCCAACGACATCCGAGAACGCGTATCTCGTATTTTAAATAACTTACCCGATGAAGCCGATCCACCTGAAGTGTCTAAGGCCGGAGCCGATGATGACACCATCATGTGGCTCAACCTGACCAGTGACCGAATGGACACTCTTGAGCTGACCGATTACGCCGAGCGGTATTTGGTAGACAGGTTCAGTGTGATCAACGGTGTTGGGCGTGTTCGAGTGGGCGGCGGTCTGAACTATTCATTACGAATATGGCTAGATCGCACCGCACTTGCTGCTCGAGATCTGACCGTTAACGATATTGAAGACGCACTGCGCCGCGAAAACGTTGAATTGCCTGCTGGGAATATCGAATCTCAAAATATGATGTTTACCGTGCGTATCAAGCGCGCTTATGAAACCGCTGAGCAGTTCTCGAACCTAGTGGTCGATCAGGGTGACAATGATTACCTCGTGCGTTTACGCGATGTTGCCAAAGTAGAAATTGGACCGGAAGAAAATCGAATATCGTTTCGGGGCAATGGTTCGCCCATGATTGGCCTTGGCATTACTAAGCAATCCACCGCGAATACACTAGAAGTTGCCATTGCCACACGCGAACTCACTGCTGATATCAATAAAACGTTGCCCGAAGGCATGGAGCTCATCGCTAGTTACGATTCAAGCGTCTTTATTGAGCGCTCCATCGATGAGGTGTATCAAACCTTATTTATCGCAATGGGGCTGGTGATCCTCGTCATTCTTCTGTTTTTGGGGAATGTCCGAGCTACACTCATCCCCGCATTAACTGTTCCAGTGTCGTTGATGGGTACCTTCATCATTTTATATATGCTGGGCTTCACCATTAACTTGCTTACCCTGCTGGCAATGATTTTAGCCATTGGGATGGTCGTTGATGACGCGATCGTCATGCTTGAGAATATTCATCGACGCATTGAGGAAGGCGAAACGCCTCTAGTGGCTGCGTTCTTAGGCGCCCGACAAGTGTCGTTTGCGGTGGTTGCAACCACCTTAGTACTGATTGCAGTATTCTTGCCCATTACATTTTTAGATGGCGATTTGGGCAAGCTATTCACCGAATTTGCCGTGGCAATGTCCGCAGCGGTTGCGTTTTCAAGCATTGTTGCGCTGACGTTGTCGCCCATGATGTGTTCGAAATTGCTCAAAGCCAACGATAAACCCAGTTGGCTTACACGTAAAATGGATGGCTTCATGGAGAAGCTGCGCTTGAGCTATCAAGCCACACTTGAGCGCCGTATTCGACAGCCTATCATCACAGTCGTCACCATCGTCATCGCCTTAGTTGCCGTGGCAAGTTTGTTTAATTTGATACCCGGAGAGTTCACGCCCAAAGAAGATCGGGGCGCATTCTTTCTGGTAGTAAATTCCCACGAAGGCGCAACCTTCACCTACAGCAAAGCCTATATGGATGAAATCGAAACTCGACTCATGCCAATGGTTGAGCGAGGTGACATTCGAAGATTACTCATTCGCGCGCCGCGCTCATTCGGCTCGTCCTCTGATTTTTCAGGCGGTTTCGCCATTTTAGTGTTGAACGACTGGGACAACCGCCCAAGCGCATGGAAACTTATGGGTGAAGTCCAACAACGCATTGGCGATCTGGCAGGCGTGCGTGCATTCCCCATTATGCGACAAGCATTAGGCGGAGGAGTCGGCAAGCCGGTTCAATTCGTGATTGGCGGCGGTGACTATGATGAGCTAGCACGCTGGCGCGATATCATGCTGGCTGAAGCACGCAAGAACCCCGGATTAATCGGGCTTGACCACGATTACAAAGAAACCAAACCTCAGCTCCGTGTGGTGGTCGACACTCAACGTGCAGGCGATTTAGGTGTGACCATTGCAGACATAGGCCGCACTCTGGAAACCATGCAGGGTTCGCGCGTTGTCACCACATTCCAGCAACGTGGTGAGGAGTACGATGTTATTCTAGAAGGCGATCGCGCCGTTCAGAGCAGTCCGTCTGATATCAGCAATATTTATGTCCGAAGTGATCGCACCAAAGCCCTAGTACCGCTCTCAAACTTGGTCACAATTGAAGAGTTTGCCGACGCATCGTCACTCAATCGCTACAATCGCATGAGGGCCGTCACGCTTGAAGCCAACTTAGCCGACGGTTATACCTTAGGTGAAGCCATTGATTCTTTGAATGAACTAGCTGAACGCTACTTACCTGCCGATGCGGTGATTAGTTACAAAGGGCAATCACAGGACTACGAAGAGTCTGGGGGGTCTATTTACTTTGTATTCGCTCTCGCTCTGGTGGTGGTGTTCCTGGTGTTAGCCGCTCAATTTGAAAGCTATGTGCACCCACTTGTGATCATGCTCACCGTACCGTTAGCGATATTTGGTGCTCTTTTGGGTCTGTATTTATTTGGGCAGTCCCTTAATATTTACAGCCAAATCGGCATCATCATGCTCATCGGGTTGGCCGCCAAGAATGGTATTTTAATTGTTGAGTTTACCAACCAATTAAGAGATCAGGGTCGTCCCTTCGAGCGGGCTATTGTCGAAGCGGCGGGCCAGCGACTTCGGCCTATTTTGATGACCGGTGTCACCACTGCACTTGGCGCGTTGCCATTAGTACTAAGCTCAGGTGCGGGCAGTGAAACACGAATTGTGATTGGTGTTGTAGTATTAACCGGCATTATCGTGGCCACCCTCTTCACCTTGCTCATTGTGCCATCGATTTATGCCTTACTTGCACGCCATACAGGTTCGCCAGATGACGTCAGCAATGAATTGGAACATCAGTTAAACCAAAACAAAATGGCCAACACACCATCAGATCGAGCGCCTTAATTGGCAGTTCGCTCAAATTGATACAAGTAGCCGTGCGATTGGCCGGCTACTTTATCTCGATACAGCTCAAAATCGGCAGGTAATAGAGGCATCGGCAACTCCGCCTCCGCTTCCATGTATATCCACGCATCATCAGCTAACCAAGGCTTTAGCAATGCCAAAGTAGGCGCAACTAACGCTTTGCGAAACGGCGGATCGATAAACACCACATCAAAACGTCGCGATGCGCCCTTTAAAAAGTCCAATACGTCTGCGCAAACAACTTCAATTGCATCCGACTTCAGCAATCCCGCGTTCGCTTTAAGTTGCTGCACCACCTGCTTGTCTCGCTCAACAGCAACAAGTGAAGCACCATAACGTGACATGGCTTCAAAGCCTAAACCACCTGCCCCCGCATACAAATCAAGTATATGAGCACCATCAAGGGATCCCTGCAGCCAATTAAAAAGTGTTTCTTTTTGGCGGTCCGTGGTTGGGCGCAATCCGGCTACATCGCGCACCGGTAAACGCCGTCCGCGCCATTGACCTGCAATAATTCGAATTTGTCCGCTACTCTTCGCCATTAATTAAATCCACTACTGAAGCTGTGATTGGTGAAAATTTCCCGCGAAGCGGGTAACATCTGCGACTATTCTAACAGCCTTTTTTAATGGCCCCACACCACATCGCATTCGGGTTTGAACGAGATGGCAAAATCGCGCAAAAAAGGATTGTTCTCCTGGTTTGGCAAAAGCAAACAAACAGAGCAAGTACAAAACACTCCAGAAGTGGAAGAAACAATTGAGTCAACGGACACCATTGAGACTGTTGAAACAGAGTCATCTTCAACCTCTGAACCTGTTGTGGAAACACATACTGAAACTTTAGAGAAACAGCCTGAACCGACTCAGCTCTCAGAGCCAGAGCCAGAGCCAGAGCCAGAGCCAGAGCCAGAGCCAGAGCCAGAGCCAGAGCCAGAGCCAGAGCCAGAGCCAGAGCCAGAGCCAGAGCCAGAGCCAGAGCCAGAGCCAGAGCCAGAGCCAAGCAAAAAGCCTGGTTTTTTCGCTCGCCTACGTCAAGGGCTAAGTAAAACTCGTTCCAATATTGGTAGCGGTTTCTTTAGCCTATTTGCGGGCAAGAAGATCGACGACGATCTTTATGAAGAATTAGAAACACAATTGCTTATGGCAGATGTAGGCGTCGATACCACCACTAAATTGATCGACAACCTCACTCAACAAGCCAAGCGCAAAGAAATGACTGACGGTGAAGCCTTGTACGAGGTCCTCAAAAGTCAGCTCAGTGAATTGCTGCAAGAAGTGAATCAACCGATTGATATGAACCAAACCGACGGCCCATTTGTGATTTTAATGGTGGGCGTCAATGGCGTGGGTAAAACCACCACCATTGGTAAGCTGGCCAAGCAATTTCAAAATCAAGGCAAACAAGTGATGTTGGCCGCGGGTGACACCTTCCGCGCCGCAGCTGTTGAACAGTTGCAAGTTTGGGGGCAACGCAACAACGTACCTGTCATTGCCCAACATACCGGTGCCGACAGTGCCTCGGTTATCTTTGATGCCTATCAAGCCGCTAAATCTCGTGGCGCAGATGTGCTGATTGCCGACACTGCAGGTCGCTTGCAAAACAAAGCTCACTTAATGGAAGAGCTCATTAAGATTGTACGTGTGATGAAAAAAATTGATGCCAATGCCCCGCATGAAGTCATGCTCACGCTAGATGCAGGTACAGGGCAAAATGCACTATCGCAAACTCAGCTATTTAACGACGCCATTGGCCTGACAGGTTTAACATTAAGTAAACTCGACGGCACAGCAAAAGGTGGCGTTATCTTTGCCATCGCCGACAAGTTTAAGATCCCCATTCGCTACATTGGTGTTGGCGAGGGCATTGATGATTTGCGTCAGTTCGACGCAAATGATTTTGTTTCTGCACTGTTTAACAAAGACGATAACGAAACCACGGAATGATTCGCTTCGATAATGTCGACAAGGTCTATGCTTCGGGCCATCAAGCACTAAACAATGTTAGCTTTCACTTAAAGAAAGGTGAAATGGCGTTTTTAACCGGACACTCGGGCGCCGGTAAAAGCACATTGCTTAAATTGATTGCACTGTTGGAACGCCCAACACGCGGCAATGTGTTTATTAATGGCCACAGCCTAAATACGGTCAACCGTAAGCAGGTGCCCTTTGTAAGGCGCGACATTGGCATTATCTTTCAGGATCATCGTTTGCTCATGGAGCGCACCGTTTTTGACAACGTTGCGCTACCGCTTGTGATTGAAGGCTACCCTCACTTGGAAACGCGCCGTCGCGTAGCAGCTGCACTCGATAAGGTCGGCTTGCTGGGCAAAGAGCGTTTGTTTCCAACCATGTTATCGGGCGGCGAACAACAACGTGTGGGTATTGCCCGTGCTGTGGTGAATAAACCCCCTATTATTTTAGCGGATGAGCCAACAGGTAATCTCGACCCGCACCTATCGGTAGAAATTCTCAAATTGTTTGAGGAATTTAATCGCGTGGATGTGGCTGTATTGGTTGCCACCCACGACCTTGGGTTAATTGCGCGTATGCGCTATCGCACCCTGACGATTAAAGGCGGGTATTTAACCAATGACGGGCTATCGTCGGAGTCGGCATTATGAGTTTGCTATTTGAACGACGCGGCGAAGGTGCAACCGAGCGTAAAATCTCGAGGGTTCAAAAGCTCATCTCTTGGTGGATAAGTCACCTACGACAAGCCACCTCCAGCCTCGGTGACTTATGGCGCACCCCAGCCCCTTCATTGATGACAATTCTGGTGTTGGGATTCAGTCTTTCACTGCCTGCTTCGCTTTATATTGTGAATAAGAATGGTCAACGTGTGGCTGCTCAGTGGGAAAATCCAGCTCAGATATCCGTTTTCCTTAAGAAAAATCAAAGCACCGACGACATTCAGCGACTCGTGAATGATTTGGCCACATGGACCGAAGTTAAAAAAGTCGAGTGGCTCAGCAAAGATGATGCACTGATGGAATTTAAAGAAACCTCAGGCTTTGGTAACGCACTCAACTATTTAGATGAAAACCCGCTGCCGGATGTATTGGTGATTTCACCCATTTCATCAGAGCAAGGCACGGAGCATGCAGAGGCATTACTCAATGAATTGACAAGCTTACCCGCGGTGGCGATGGCTAAGCTCGATATTCAGTGGTTAGAACGACTCAACGCAATGGTCGGTTTACTAGAAAACACCTTTTCGGGCTTAGCAACACTGTTGTGTTTGTCGGTTATTTTAATCATTGGGAACACCATTCGATTGTCGATCTTAAGTCGCAGAACCGAAATTGAAGTAATGAAACTGGTAGGCGCTACAGACCCATTCATTCAACGTCCGTTCCTATACGCTGGTGTTTGGTATGGTGTATTCGGTGCGTTTTTGTCGTGGATCGTCATCGCATTACTGTTATGGTGGCTCGAAAGTGCGGTGAATGAACTTACCCGCCTGTACGACTATCCCATCCAACTATCCGGTCTAACACTCTCAGAAAGCTTGTTACTTATTGTGATCGCAGCAAGCATGGGCTTAATGGGTTCTTGGCTCTCTGTGCGGCAGCATATCCGCGCAATTGAGCCCGTTTAAGCGATAGCTCACACCCGCAGCTCATACATGAATCCGCTTTAACAAGACTAAACGGAAGCTGAACGCCACGCAGCGCACTCGGCATTATTTGAACTCGGCATTGCAATTAGGGTCAGAGTTACGGTATAGATCGTTTTAGCACTCTTCGCATATGAGTGCTAAACTTTTAGTAAGACCGAGTTTAGAGGTAAATTTACAATGAGTATTTCTTCAAACATGTCATTAACGACGATTCCACAGGGCGGCCTTGACGGTTATGTCTCAGCAGTGAACGGGATGCCTATGCTGACCGTTGAAGAGGAACGCGGCTTGGCTGAAGAGTTACAAGAGACGGGTTCATTAGAAGCTGCACGTCAGCTAGTAATGTCTCATCTTCGTTTTGTAGTCCATGTTGCACGTGGATACTCAGGCTATGGCTTACCGCAAGCAGACCTTATTCAAGAAGGTACTGTTGGCCTCATGAAGGCTGTAAAACGATTTGATCCGACTGTTGGAGTCCGCTTGGTTAGTTTTGCCGTGCATTGGATCAAAGCTGAAATTCACGAGTTTGTATTGCGCAACTGGCGTATCGTGAAGGTCGCAACTACCAAGGCACAACGTAAATTGTTCTTCAACCTTCGCAAGAATAAAAAACGTTTGGGTTGGTTTAGCCAAGATGAGATTCAAACCGTCGCCGAAGCGCTCGGTGTTTCAACCCGCGAAGTGGTTGAAATGGAATCACGCATGAGCTCTCAAGATCAAGCATTCGATCTCGGCAGTGATGACGACGACAACGGCTCAACAAACTTTGCTCCGGTGCTTTATCTAGAAGATAAATCCTCTGATGTGGCGGATATTGTTGAAAACAGCAACTGGGAAAAGCATGCCTACGGTAAGCTTTCAAACGCACTGAGTGAGTTAGACGAACGTAGCCAAGATATCGTTCGCTCTCGTTGGTTAGACGAAGACAATAAAACCACGTTGCAAGAGCTTGCCGGTAAATACGGCGTTTCTGCAGAGCGAGTGCGTCAGCTAGAAAAGAACGCAATGAAAAAGCTCAAAATAGCGATGGCAGGATAAACACCTGTGGTTGTTAAAAAAGGCGCTTGAAGCGCCTTTTTTATTGCCTGAAAATTAGTCCAGCTGAAATGACCAAGAGCCCGGATTATATTGCGTCCACACCATGTGCTTTAAAAATTTCGCGATGGACGATGTTTCAGGGCATTCCGCCTTCACTACGCTGCCTTTCGGTAACTGCAAAAGCGCCTGCTGCAATAGAAAGGTTCCTACGCCTCGCTGGCGCGTAGCTTCGCGCACTTCAATGTAATTGAGCCAGTATTCTTGACCATCTTGCTCAAGTAAGACTAAACCGATGCATTTATCATTAAAGGTCGCGATCCATAACTGTGCCGAATCTTGCGCTAATGCTTGCTCCAACCAAGTGAGCGACGTAGCTTCATCTGTGGCAAACGACAACTTATTCAGATCTGAAAACACCTCTGGTGTAAGCTGTGTGAGTGGCGAAATCGTCAAACGCATAAGTAAGTCCAAATCATCATGAAAACTAAAGAACAACCATTTCAATGCCGAGCTGGCTGCGGTGCTTGCTGCATTGTACCTTCTATTAGCTCTGCGATCCCAGGAATGCCTGAGGGCAAACCCGCAGGCACCCGCTGCATACAACTGAACGAACAAAATATGTGCAAACTTTTTGGTTTACCTGAACGGCCTGCAGTATGCTTACGTTTTTATGCCGATATAGACACATGCGGTACGCAACACGAGCATGCTTTTGCTATTCTTGACCGGCTGGAAAGCGATACCCAATGAGCAAATATAAGATATTGCTCATTGTATGAGCGGCAACGCATTGTTAACATGGTTAACACTCGAATAGCACAAAAAGAGTTACGGAAAGGCGAATTATGTCGAGAATCCACTGGCGCAAAGTGGTCAAACTGGCTGCAAAGGAATTTGCTTGTTTTCTGATGGCAACTGATGAAATCAAACGCACAATTACACTTGAGGCGATGTTAGGATGTCGCAACCCCGAAGAAGAACCGATCGATCGAGTTTACTTCGGATGGCACGCTGTATATTCAATGCCAGAAGAAGACGAGAACTTAGTTCAAAATGAGTTGCTCAGTGGTAGTTGCTGCAAGCTTGGGCAGTGGAAGAATAACGATCTCAGTAAAGAAGAGATTGGCATTATCAACGAACACATGGCTGAGCTATTAACTGATTGGCAAAACAAGTTAGAAGACGCAGGTATTGTCTGTGAGTTTGAAGCGATTGCTCCTGCTGCGAATGAATAGATCTAATTTAGGCAGTTAACAAACGCAAAAAAGCCGCTCTATAGCGGCTTTTTTGCGTTTGTTAAGCGACTGCTACTTGCTGATTTTCATCGGTAGTTGCTAAGTCACTTTTTGAAGGCATCGCGCCTTGGTCGTGTTCAGCAATCATATTAAGCATATTACCTAATGTGGTCGCTTGAGGTTGTTCCTCAACCACGTCCCGCTGTTCCAACATGCTTCCCCCTTAAGGATCACGTACAGCTAACTGCTAAACACCTGTTGTTTAGCAGGGTGTGAATTAACTCACGTTTTTAAATACATTACGAGCTAAAAATAATCATTGGTAAGTGATTCTGAAAATTAACGAAACCACTTACAAAAACAAAATACTAAATATATATCAATTACTTGCACCAATGACTTGGATTGACTGGCACTCCTTCG encodes:
- the ftsX gene encoding permease-like cell division protein FtsX; this translates as MSLLFERRGEGATERKISRVQKLISWWISHLRQATSSLGDLWRTPAPSLMTILVLGFSLSLPASLYIVNKNGQRVAAQWENPAQISVFLKKNQSTDDIQRLVNDLATWTEVKKVEWLSKDDALMEFKETSGFGNALNYLDENPLPDVLVISPISSEQGTEHAEALLNELTSLPAVAMAKLDIQWLERLNAMVGLLENTFSGLATLLCLSVILIIGNTIRLSILSRRTEIEVMKLVGATDPFIQRPFLYAGVWYGVFGAFLSWIVIALLLWWLESAVNELTRLYDYPIQLSGLTLSESLLLIVIAASMGLMGSWLSVRQHIRAIEPV
- a CDS encoding YkgJ family cysteine cluster protein, with the translated sequence MKTKEQPFQCRAGCGACCIVPSISSAIPGMPEGKPAGTRCIQLNEQNMCKLFGLPERPAVCLRFYADIDTCGTQHEHAFAILDRLESDTQ
- a CDS encoding YjaG family protein, which produces MSFNHNLRDLSPKQQLAFAAAIAERMLPNYQLFSSRTDDDAHLKVRAILDTVWEHLTIRGSRIDFAKQAEKLQELVPDTVGDESLGSYLALDTSLAVDHCLQLLLQADDEQVVSISRLSRASVARFLEVTEPETAEGRLSEQPLMQYEHECQNEILAFVQAHESSPNDMKALRQMIKEQEVSSIGIER
- a CDS encoding efflux RND transporter periplasmic adaptor subunit, with the protein product MKRLIIALLILAVAAAVYWRYDQNKATQERARGIPSVVAQLPVSIEMADKFEALGTLLANNNIEVTANTTEKVVAVSFVDGQSVQKGDVLVELQSAEQFAQLQAARVNLAEQEREYRRIEDLVRKRTVASSELDRLQSSIDTAKARIDEAQANLNDRIIRAPFSGQLGFRQISNGALITPGTVITTLDDISVLKLDFQIPEHFLSTIQAGTEISAISDAYLGREFKGTVTTLSSRIDPVTRSLSVRARLENTDGLLRPGMLMKVEVIRARKSVLAIPEQAIVMLQNKQFVFVVDADGNALQKDVSTGMRQNGLVEVIQGLEASDSVITEGRLKVRNGGKVTLQEETWRGVTP
- a CDS encoding efflux RND transporter permease subunit, with product MILTDISVKRPVFASVLSLLLLAFGLVSFDKLPLREYPDIDAPVVSVSTNYRGASASVVESRITKRIEDRISGVEGIKNIISSSQDGRSQITIEFDIERDIDAAANDIRERVSRILNNLPDEADPPEVSKAGADDDTIMWLNLTSDRMDTLELTDYAERYLVDRFSVINGVGRVRVGGGLNYSLRIWLDRTALAARDLTVNDIEDALRRENVELPAGNIESQNMMFTVRIKRAYETAEQFSNLVVDQGDNDYLVRLRDVAKVEIGPEENRISFRGNGSPMIGLGITKQSTANTLEVAIATRELTADINKTLPEGMELIASYDSSVFIERSIDEVYQTLFIAMGLVILVILLFLGNVRATLIPALTVPVSLMGTFIILYMLGFTINLLTLLAMILAIGMVVDDAIVMLENIHRRIEEGETPLVAAFLGARQVSFAVVATTLVLIAVFLPITFLDGDLGKLFTEFAVAMSAAVAFSSIVALTLSPMMCSKLLKANDKPSWLTRKMDGFMEKLRLSYQATLERRIRQPIITVVTIVIALVAVASLFNLIPGEFTPKEDRGAFFLVVNSHEGATFTYSKAYMDEIETRLMPMVERGDIRRLLIRAPRSFGSSSDFSGGFAILVLNDWDNRPSAWKLMGEVQQRIGDLAGVRAFPIMRQALGGGVGKPVQFVIGGGDYDELARWRDIMLAEARKNPGLIGLDHDYKETKPQLRVVVDTQRAGDLGVTIADIGRTLETMQGSRVVTTFQQRGEEYDVILEGDRAVQSSPSDISNIYVRSDRTKALVPLSNLVTIEEFADASSLNRYNRMRAVTLEANLADGYTLGEAIDSLNELAERYLPADAVISYKGQSQDYEESGGSIYFVFALALVVVFLVLAAQFESYVHPLVIMLTVPLAIFGALLGLYLFGQSLNIYSQIGIIMLIGLAAKNGILIVEFTNQLRDQGRPFERAIVEAAGQRLRPILMTGVTTALGALPLVLSSGAGSETRIVIGVVVLTGIIVATLFTLLIVPSIYALLARHTGSPDDVSNELEHQLNQNKMANTPSDRAP
- the ftsY gene encoding signal recognition particle-docking protein FtsY, whose translation is MAKSRKKGLFSWFGKSKQTEQVQNTPEVEETIESTDTIETVETESSSTSEPVVETHTETLEKQPEPTQLSEPEPEPEPEPEPEPEPEPEPEPEPEPEPEPEPEPEPEPEPEPSKKPGFFARLRQGLSKTRSNIGSGFFSLFAGKKIDDDLYEELETQLLMADVGVDTTTKLIDNLTQQAKRKEMTDGEALYEVLKSQLSELLQEVNQPIDMNQTDGPFVILMVGVNGVGKTTTIGKLAKQFQNQGKQVMLAAGDTFRAAAVEQLQVWGQRNNVPVIAQHTGADSASVIFDAYQAAKSRGADVLIADTAGRLQNKAHLMEELIKIVRVMKKIDANAPHEVMLTLDAGTGQNALSQTQLFNDAIGLTGLTLSKLDGTAKGGVIFAIADKFKIPIRYIGVGEGIDDLRQFDANDFVSALFNKDDNETTE
- the rpoH gene encoding RNA polymerase sigma factor RpoH, whose amino-acid sequence is MSISSNMSLTTIPQGGLDGYVSAVNGMPMLTVEEERGLAEELQETGSLEAARQLVMSHLRFVVHVARGYSGYGLPQADLIQEGTVGLMKAVKRFDPTVGVRLVSFAVHWIKAEIHEFVLRNWRIVKVATTKAQRKLFFNLRKNKKRLGWFSQDEIQTVAEALGVSTREVVEMESRMSSQDQAFDLGSDDDDNGSTNFAPVLYLEDKSSDVADIVENSNWEKHAYGKLSNALSELDERSQDIVRSRWLDEDNKTTLQELAGKYGVSAERVRQLEKNAMKKLKIAMAG
- a CDS encoding acetyl-CoA sensor PanZ family protein, encoding MRLTISPLTQLTPEVFSDLNKLSFATDEATSLTWLEQALAQDSAQLWIATFNDKCIGLVLLEQDGQEYWLNYIEVREATRQRGVGTFLLQQALLQLPKGSVVKAECPETSSIAKFLKHMVWTQYNPGSWSFQLD
- the rsmD gene encoding 16S rRNA (guanine(966)-N(2))-methyltransferase RsmD; this encodes MAKSSGQIRIIAGQWRGRRLPVRDVAGLRPTTDRQKETLFNWLQGSLDGAHILDLYAGAGGLGFEAMSRYGASLVAVERDKQVVQQLKANAGLLKSDAIEVVCADVLDFLKGASRRFDVVFIDPPFRKALVAPTLALLKPWLADDAWIYMEAEAELPMPLLPADFELYRDKVAGQSHGYLYQFERTAN
- the ftsE gene encoding cell division ATP-binding protein FtsE, giving the protein MIRFDNVDKVYASGHQALNNVSFHLKKGEMAFLTGHSGAGKSTLLKLIALLERPTRGNVFINGHSLNTVNRKQVPFVRRDIGIIFQDHRLLMERTVFDNVALPLVIEGYPHLETRRRVAAALDKVGLLGKERLFPTMLSGGEQQRVGIARAVVNKPPIILADEPTGNLDPHLSVEILKLFEEFNRVDVAVLVATHDLGLIARMRYRTLTIKGGYLTNDGLSSESAL